The following coding sequences are from one bacterium SCSIO 12741 window:
- the ssb gene encoding single-stranded DNA-binding protein, whose product MAGSVNKVILIGNLGKDPEVRYFEEGRGVANFPIATTETYKDKNGNRQEQTDWHNIVVWRPGLVGIVEQYLKKGNKVYVEGRLRTRSYEDQNNQTRYVTEVIVDNLTLLGGRNEENSSGGQPASSAPPGASQNISEGEQNTNIASDSQDDDLPF is encoded by the coding sequence GTGGCAGGAAGTGTAAATAAAGTAATTCTGATCGGCAACCTGGGTAAAGATCCAGAGGTTCGCTATTTTGAGGAAGGACGTGGTGTAGCTAATTTTCCTATTGCTACCACTGAAACCTACAAAGACAAAAATGGCAACCGACAGGAACAAACTGACTGGCACAATATTGTGGTATGGCGTCCCGGATTGGTAGGTATTGTAGAGCAATATCTCAAAAAAGGGAACAAGGTATATGTAGAGGGTCGATTAAGAACCCGGTCTTACGAAGATCAGAACAATCAAACCCGCTATGTAACCGAAGTTATCGTAGACAACTTAACCTTATTGGGTGGTAGAAATGAAGAGAATTCTTCAGGTGGCCAACCGGCCAGCTCTGCTCCACCAGGAGCTTCACAAAACATTTCAGAAGGGGAACAAAATACCAACATCGCTTCCGATTCTCAAGACGATGATTTACCTTTCTAA
- the gldE gene encoding gliding motility-associated protein GldE translates to MEPPPEPQWIYLFALNPITLGSIISFLVLLLLLLASGLVSGSEIAFFSFDQKRLEELKESDNRTHQLIFQLLQNPHSLLATILIANNFINIAIILLSTSLSSTLFDFEGSEFMAFIIQVIVITFLILLFGEVIPKVYASRNAGRLAGLMAFPIFLLSKIFYPLSALLVYSTNIINKRFKQRTESISVDELSHALELTSNEDSKEEETRILKGIVKFGNTEVKQIMTARVDVMSLDVNEPFETVRKQILDSGFSRIPVFEGNFDKVEGVLYIKDLLPHLGEKNLAWNQLLRQPFFVPENKKIDDLLKEFQEKKIHLAIVVDEYGGSSGVVSLEDIIEEIVGDIADEFDDDDITYSKLDDYNYIFQGKTLLKDFYRLMDLEGEEFEASKGEADTLAGFVIEIAGRIPEKADEVEFDNYLFTIEAADKRKIDTIKVTIQEVEEEAENDEKD, encoded by the coding sequence ATGGAACCTCCCCCTGAACCGCAGTGGATATATTTGTTTGCTCTGAACCCAATAACCTTGGGCTCCATCATTAGTTTTCTTGTTCTTTTATTACTCCTGTTAGCCTCAGGATTGGTATCAGGATCGGAGATTGCCTTCTTCTCTTTTGACCAAAAAAGATTGGAGGAGCTCAAGGAAAGCGACAACCGAACACACCAGTTGATCTTTCAACTACTACAGAATCCCCATAGCCTGCTGGCCACGATTCTGATTGCGAACAACTTCATCAACATCGCGATTATTCTCCTGTCCACCTCGCTTAGCTCCACGCTGTTCGATTTTGAAGGAAGTGAGTTCATGGCATTTATTATTCAGGTAATCGTCATCACCTTTTTAATTCTCCTTTTCGGGGAAGTTATCCCAAAGGTTTATGCCAGCCGAAACGCTGGAAGACTGGCTGGGTTAATGGCCTTTCCGATATTCCTGTTAAGTAAGATTTTTTATCCCCTAAGCGCCTTGTTGGTCTATTCTACTAATATCATCAACAAGCGGTTTAAGCAGCGAACAGAAAGTATCTCGGTAGACGAATTATCACATGCCCTGGAACTAACCTCAAACGAGGACTCAAAAGAAGAAGAAACCCGCATTCTCAAAGGAATCGTCAAGTTTGGAAACACCGAGGTTAAGCAAATCATGACTGCCCGGGTAGACGTTATGTCATTGGATGTAAACGAACCTTTTGAAACCGTAAGAAAACAGATATTGGATTCTGGATTTTCCCGAATTCCGGTATTTGAAGGCAACTTCGACAAGGTGGAGGGCGTGCTATACATCAAGGATCTCCTTCCTCATTTAGGTGAAAAGAATTTGGCTTGGAATCAATTGTTACGCCAGCCCTTTTTTGTGCCGGAAAACAAAAAGATTGATGACCTGCTCAAAGAATTTCAGGAAAAGAAAATTCACCTGGCCATTGTGGTAGACGAATATGGCGGCTCGTCGGGCGTGGTGTCTCTGGAAGACATTATTGAAGAAATTGTTGGTGATATTGCCGATGAGTTTGACGATGACGACATCACCTATTCGAAGTTGGATGATTACAACTACATCTTCCAGGGTAAAACACTACTCAAAGATTTCTACCGTTTGATGGATCTCGAGGGAGAGGAGTTTGAAGCATCCAAGGGCGAAGCAGACACCCTGGCTGGCTTTGTTATCGAAATTGCCGGTCGTATTCCCGAGAAGGCAGATGAAGTAGAATTTGATAATTACCTCTTTACTATTGAGGCTGCGGATAAACGTAAAATTGACACCATCAAGGTGACCATTCAGGAGGTTGAAGAAGAAGCGGAAAATGATGAAAAAGATTAA
- the gldD gene encoding gliding motility lipoprotein GldD: protein MGCEESSYTPKPLGYFRIDLPEKEYQHYSGSCPYNFDYPVRSLLDTMSQRAQEKCWVNLHYPQHRATIHLTYVGVDGNNLDEYLEDSRNMAMKHTVRADAIEEQFFQNPEKRVYGLIYNFEGNTATNFQFFLTDSTDHFLSGSMYFNVAPNSDSLEPVSAYIKEDLRRLIESFSWDYGNGAGQKPA from the coding sequence ATGGGTTGCGAAGAATCAAGCTATACACCAAAGCCACTGGGCTATTTCCGTATCGACTTACCTGAAAAAGAATACCAGCATTATTCCGGTTCCTGCCCTTACAATTTTGATTACCCGGTTCGCTCTCTTCTGGACACCATGAGTCAACGGGCTCAAGAAAAATGCTGGGTCAACTTACACTACCCACAACATCGCGCTACCATTCACCTGACCTACGTGGGCGTTGATGGAAACAACCTTGATGAATACCTGGAAGATTCCAGAAACATGGCCATGAAGCACACCGTGAGAGCGGATGCCATCGAAGAGCAGTTCTTTCAAAATCCTGAAAAACGAGTGTATGGGCTGATCTACAATTTTGAGGGAAATACGGCAACCAACTTCCAGTTCTTTTTGACCGATAGCACCGATCACTTTTTATCGGGGTCCATGTATTTTAATGTAGCGCCTAATTCAGATTCCCTGGAACCTGTCAGCGCTTACATCAAAGAAGATTTACGTCGCTTGATTGAATCTTTTAGCTGGGACTACGGAAACGGTGCAGGCCAAAAACCAGCGTAA
- a CDS encoding COX15/CtaA family protein produces MTNSVVSRPTERQKKIIITWLITGAVMVFIMVMIGGITRLTHSGLSMVDWNLFMGSIPPMNEADWQDKFDQYKQFPEFQELNYQFTLEDFKSIFWWEFIHRDFGRLIGLVFLFPFLFFWWKKWLNPVLMRQLLLAFFLGAFQAFLGWFMVKSGLSQEPRVSHYRLAAHLITAFLTCGWLIWVVAELKWPERGKIAFPGIRKGIVWLIVLTLIQILYGAFVAGLRAGWVHNTFPLMDGQLIADSVWLGDSLLESFLQGKSGVQFVHRTLAMILFAGVLVLYFKAMRLPIDKLQVRAIRLTGLIVMIQFLLGVVTLLLQVPIALGILHQLGALLLLLTLVFGLHRFRSPS; encoded by the coding sequence ATGACAAATTCGGTTGTTTCCCGACCAACAGAGCGTCAAAAAAAGATCATTATCACCTGGTTAATTACCGGGGCAGTTATGGTTTTTATCATGGTTATGATTGGAGGGATAACCCGGTTGACCCACTCTGGGCTGAGTATGGTCGATTGGAATCTTTTTATGGGTTCCATTCCTCCCATGAATGAAGCAGACTGGCAGGATAAGTTTGATCAATACAAGCAGTTTCCGGAGTTTCAGGAACTCAACTACCAATTTACCCTCGAAGACTTTAAGTCCATCTTTTGGTGGGAGTTCATTCACCGCGATTTCGGCCGGTTGATTGGCTTGGTTTTCCTGTTTCCTTTTTTATTCTTCTGGTGGAAAAAATGGCTCAATCCTGTTTTGATGCGGCAACTGCTCTTGGCCTTTTTTCTGGGTGCTTTCCAGGCCTTCCTGGGCTGGTTTATGGTAAAAAGTGGATTGAGTCAGGAGCCACGGGTATCCCATTACCGGCTGGCCGCCCATTTGATCACAGCCTTCCTCACCTGCGGTTGGTTGATTTGGGTAGTGGCGGAATTGAAATGGCCGGAGCGAGGTAAAATAGCTTTTCCTGGAATTCGAAAAGGAATCGTTTGGCTTATTGTCTTAACCCTGATTCAAATCCTTTATGGTGCCTTTGTTGCCGGTCTGAGAGCAGGATGGGTTCACAATACTTTCCCTTTAATGGATGGTCAACTTATCGCTGATTCGGTGTGGTTAGGGGATTCATTGCTCGAAAGCTTTCTTCAGGGAAAATCAGGGGTGCAGTTTGTTCACCGAACCTTGGCCATGATCTTGTTTGCTGGGGTTTTGGTTCTGTATTTCAAGGCCATGCGATTGCCTATTGACAAGCTTCAGGTTCGAGCCATCCGATTGACAGGACTTATCGTAATGATTCAGTTTTTGCTCGGAGTGGTCACCCTGTTGCTCCAGGTTCCAATTGCTTTGGGAATATTGCACCAGTTAGGCGCTTTGTTGTTGCTGCTTACGCTGGTTTTTGGCCTGCACCGTTTCCGTAGTCCCAGCTAA
- a CDS encoding heavy-metal-associated domain-containing protein, whose product MKNGLILGLLALLLFTACSDNKPEATEPSRVQFTLSHSSYDDLYQLENQLSQSEGVMSVKVFPEENRVEVIFDKQLTDSEEIILVLDELPASFGELPVEPTAQLKRASAPELINKDVLFEKISFPSIFDALILAYRKSGGYSHH is encoded by the coding sequence ATGAAAAATGGCCTTATACTGGGGCTTTTAGCATTGTTGCTTTTCACGGCTTGCTCTGATAACAAACCTGAAGCCACCGAACCATCAAGAGTTCAATTTACCCTTTCTCATTCCAGTTATGATGATTTGTACCAGTTGGAAAATCAATTGAGCCAATCAGAAGGTGTGATGAGCGTAAAAGTTTTTCCAGAAGAAAATCGGGTAGAGGTAATCTTCGATAAACAGCTTACGGACTCAGAAGAAATAATTTTGGTGTTGGATGAACTTCCCGCCAGTTTTGGAGAGCTTCCTGTAGAGCCCACTGCTCAGCTGAAACGAGCTTCTGCACCAGAATTGATCAACAAAGATGTGCTCTTCGAAAAGATTTCTTTCCCGAGTATTTTTGATGCACTAATCCTGGCGTACCGCAAATCAGGCGGCTATTCTCATCATTAG
- the tatC gene encoding twin-arginine translocase subunit TatC, whose translation MAEQKNKEIGVEEEEMSFLDHLEILRWHLVRSAAAIILFGLIAFFNKKFLFDEIIFGPKSSDFITFRALCWFSAKLQSWLPFLGGDLLCIGQNLPELRNMTMAGQFTTHIMVSLIAGLIVAIPYVLWEAWRFIGPGLNPSEKNYSRGGVFFTSVLFLSGVAFGYFVISPLSVNFFMNYSVSENVLNTPTLSTYISTVTTVVLACGVVFQLPIIVYFLTKLGILSPLVLKKYRRHAFAGSMILSAFITPPDVFSQLLVTVPLVFLYEISIFISRRVTKTTES comes from the coding sequence ATGGCGGAGCAGAAGAACAAGGAAATTGGGGTAGAAGAAGAGGAAATGTCATTTTTGGATCACCTGGAAATCCTAAGGTGGCATTTGGTACGCAGCGCTGCGGCCATCATCCTGTTTGGACTCATTGCTTTTTTCAATAAAAAGTTTCTTTTTGACGAGATCATTTTTGGCCCCAAAAGTTCTGATTTCATCACCTTTCGAGCCCTTTGTTGGTTTTCCGCCAAATTGCAGTCCTGGCTTCCTTTTTTAGGTGGCGATTTACTTTGTATTGGACAAAATTTACCCGAGTTGCGCAATATGACGATGGCTGGGCAGTTTACCACCCATATCATGGTTAGCCTCATTGCCGGACTTATTGTCGCCATACCCTACGTACTGTGGGAAGCTTGGCGTTTCATCGGTCCCGGGCTCAATCCTTCAGAGAAAAATTACTCCCGAGGCGGTGTATTTTTCACCTCGGTATTGTTTTTGAGCGGTGTGGCTTTTGGCTATTTTGTGATTAGTCCGTTATCGGTCAATTTCTTTATGAATTACTCGGTCAGCGAAAACGTGTTGAACACACCTACTTTGAGCACTTACATTTCCACAGTAACCACTGTGGTACTGGCTTGTGGTGTGGTATTTCAACTACCAATAATTGTTTATTTTCTAACCAAACTGGGTATTTTGAGCCCGCTGGTGCTGAAGAAATACAGAAGGCATGCCTTTGCCGGATCTATGATTCTCTCGGCCTTTATTACACCACCCGACGTTTTCAGTCAATTGCTGGTAACGGTTCCGTTGGTGTTTTTGTACGAGATCAGTATCTTTATTTCACGCCGCGTTACTAAAACAACTGAAAGTTAG
- a CDS encoding carboxypeptidase-like regulatory domain-containing protein, with protein sequence MQTFWDTVLRGALFLGVTLMLALSSSPLMAQKTIVKGRVLDASTQQPLPFVNIAFKNSKIGTTSNLDGYFTLETYYPTDSLIASSVGFIKQTKRVKRDVIQTINFNLQPGVQLQEVVVRPDKKDINPALVILDKVLANKKINNKSKLDAYEYEVYNKVEFDLNNIDEKFKSRKVWKKFDFVFDYVDSTGDKPFLPIFMTESMSDYYYTRIPKRNKEIIKATMVSGVKNESIQQFLGDMYQNVNIYDNYVKIFNKSFLSPVANVGKASYRYYLIDSSFVENTWCYKIKFVPRREHELNFTGYMWIADTTYAVKEVEATISKSANINFVQDLSIHQVYNQVEKEVWMLTRDYMEVDFNLADRTIGIYGKKTSSYRNFTINKPRPGTFYSEGTNIVVKDDANQKTREYWESTRHEELSKTESQVYEMVDTLNQVPAFRTYVDVIKIITTGYKEFEKFELGPYTSIYSFNIIEGHRFKMGARTLKEFNEKIRLRGYLAYGTKDQQFKYAAGTDIFFSRKPWSMIHIDYNRDIEQLGTSVNFQDQDNLLASIFRANPANQLNAVESYKIRWEHFWSDGFSHNLKLQHRSLWSVSDLLKFEHKGDDGVVRDAGYVKFTEVELGMRLALREKFVLGSFDRYSLGSKYPVVGVQATFGLKGVLGSEYEYQKLFVYLTDKIYINPFGYTQLVVGAGKIWGLVPFPALELHNGNETFFYDPLAFNLMNYYEYASDEYIEAGLTHHFNGIFLNRIPYMRKLQWREVIHVKGVAGNLSAANQQEMIFPTTLTGLTKPYVEMGVGIENIFKILRVDGLWRLTNLSKGNDVKRVRNFGLAFSLQFAF encoded by the coding sequence GTGCAAACCTTTTGGGATACGGTATTGAGAGGAGCACTCTTTCTGGGAGTGACTTTGATGCTCGCTCTAAGCAGCTCGCCGCTGATGGCTCAAAAAACCATCGTAAAAGGTCGTGTGCTTGATGCCAGTACCCAACAGCCCCTGCCCTTTGTAAATATTGCCTTCAAGAATTCCAAGATTGGAACAACAAGTAATTTGGACGGTTATTTTACCCTGGAGACTTATTACCCCACAGACTCACTGATCGCTTCTTCGGTTGGATTTATCAAACAAACCAAGCGCGTTAAACGTGACGTCATTCAAACGATCAACTTTAACCTGCAACCTGGGGTGCAACTTCAGGAGGTGGTCGTTAGACCGGACAAAAAGGATATCAATCCAGCCCTCGTCATTCTGGACAAGGTGTTGGCTAACAAAAAGATCAACAACAAATCCAAGCTCGACGCCTATGAATATGAGGTGTACAACAAGGTGGAGTTTGACCTCAACAACATTGACGAAAAATTCAAAAGCCGAAAGGTTTGGAAGAAGTTTGATTTCGTATTCGATTATGTAGATAGTACTGGCGACAAGCCCTTCCTACCCATATTCATGACCGAATCGATGTCGGATTATTACTACACCCGCATTCCCAAACGGAATAAGGAAATCATCAAGGCAACGATGGTTTCGGGGGTAAAAAATGAGAGTATTCAGCAGTTTTTGGGAGATATGTACCAAAACGTGAATATCTATGACAACTACGTCAAAATCTTCAACAAAAGTTTCCTAAGCCCTGTGGCCAACGTGGGAAAGGCCTCTTACCGCTACTACCTGATCGATAGCTCCTTTGTAGAAAATACCTGGTGCTACAAAATCAAGTTTGTTCCACGTCGGGAGCACGAATTGAATTTTACCGGCTATATGTGGATCGCAGATACCACCTACGCGGTAAAGGAAGTAGAAGCAACGATTTCTAAAAGCGCCAACATCAACTTCGTGCAGGATTTGAGTATTCACCAGGTATACAACCAGGTGGAGAAGGAGGTATGGATGCTTACCCGAGACTACATGGAGGTGGATTTCAACCTCGCCGATCGAACCATTGGAATCTACGGTAAAAAGACTTCATCCTATCGAAATTTCACCATCAACAAACCCCGACCGGGTACCTTTTATTCCGAAGGGACCAACATTGTTGTGAAAGACGATGCCAACCAAAAAACCAGGGAATATTGGGAGAGTACCCGCCACGAAGAATTGTCGAAAACGGAATCTCAGGTCTACGAAATGGTAGACACACTGAATCAGGTTCCAGCCTTTAGGACTTATGTGGATGTCATCAAGATTATCACGACGGGTTATAAAGAGTTCGAAAAGTTTGAACTGGGACCATACACCAGCATTTATAGCTTCAACATTATTGAAGGTCATCGTTTTAAAATGGGAGCCCGAACTCTGAAGGAGTTCAATGAAAAGATTCGCCTACGCGGTTATTTGGCCTACGGAACCAAGGATCAACAGTTTAAGTATGCCGCGGGTACGGATATATTCTTCAGCAGGAAGCCCTGGAGCATGATCCATATTGACTACAACCGCGACATTGAGCAGCTGGGTACGAGTGTCAATTTTCAAGATCAAGACAATCTGTTAGCTTCGATTTTCAGGGCCAACCCAGCGAACCAATTGAATGCGGTAGAATCCTATAAAATTCGCTGGGAACACTTCTGGTCCGACGGATTTTCGCACAACCTAAAACTTCAACACCGCTCTCTATGGTCGGTGAGCGACCTGCTCAAATTTGAGCATAAAGGGGATGATGGCGTGGTACGCGATGCCGGATACGTCAAATTTACTGAGGTAGAACTCGGTATGCGCCTGGCCCTGCGGGAAAAGTTTGTACTGGGGTCCTTTGACCGTTACAGCCTCGGAAGTAAGTACCCGGTGGTAGGCGTCCAGGCTACTTTTGGACTCAAGGGAGTATTGGGAAGTGAATACGAGTACCAAAAACTATTTGTTTACCTCACCGACAAAATTTACATCAATCCCTTTGGTTATACCCAATTGGTAGTGGGTGCTGGAAAAATCTGGGGCTTAGTCCCTTTCCCTGCACTCGAATTGCATAACGGTAACGAAACCTTCTTTTACGATCCCCTGGCTTTCAACTTGATGAACTACTACGAATATGCCAGTGATGAGTACATCGAGGCGGGATTGACCCATCACTTCAATGGAATATTCCTCAACCGAATTCCTTACATGAGAAAATTGCAATGGAGAGAGGTGATCCACGTAAAAGGGGTTGCCGGAAATCTTTCTGCGGCCAATCAACAGGAAATGATCTTTCCTACTACCCTTACCGGACTTACGAAGCCTTACGTGGAAATGGGTGTAGGGATCGAAAACATCTTTAAAATTCTAAGGGTTGATGGGCTATGGCGCTTAACAAATCTTAGTAAGGGTAATGACGTGAAGAGGGTTCGTAATTTCGGATTAGCCTTTTCTTTGCAATTCGCATTCTAA
- the lptB gene encoding LPS export ABC transporter ATP-binding protein, producing MILRAENLVKKYKSRTVVKGVSVNVEQGEIVGLLGPNGAGKTTTFYMTVGLIKPNGGEIFLDDEKITNLPMYKRAKKGIGYLPQEASVFRKLSVEDNIKAVLEMTKLSRKEQNHKLEALIDEFSLDHVRKNRGDLLSGGERRRTEIARALAVDPSFILLDEPFAGVDPIAVEDIQGIVGKLKEKNIGILITDHNVQETLSITDRAYLLFEGEILKAGTAEELANDEQVRRVYLGKNFVLQRKV from the coding sequence ATGATTCTACGAGCAGAAAACCTGGTTAAAAAGTACAAGAGTCGAACCGTTGTAAAGGGCGTTTCGGTCAATGTAGAGCAAGGAGAAATTGTGGGTCTCCTTGGTCCTAATGGTGCTGGAAAAACCACCACGTTTTACATGACCGTAGGACTTATAAAGCCCAATGGTGGTGAGATCTTTTTGGACGACGAAAAGATCACGAATCTCCCCATGTATAAGCGTGCCAAAAAAGGAATCGGATACCTACCTCAGGAAGCATCTGTTTTTCGAAAACTGAGCGTTGAGGATAACATCAAGGCGGTTTTGGAAATGACTAAACTGAGTCGAAAGGAACAGAACCACAAGCTGGAAGCGCTTATCGATGAATTTAGTCTGGACCATGTGCGCAAAAACCGGGGAGACCTTCTTTCTGGTGGAGAGCGACGCAGAACGGAAATTGCTCGTGCCCTGGCGGTAGACCCCAGTTTTATTCTGTTGGATGAACCCTTTGCCGGCGTTGACCCAATTGCGGTAGAAGACATTCAAGGCATTGTGGGTAAGCTGAAAGAAAAGAACATTGGTATTCTGATTACCGACCACAACGTACAGGAAACCCTTTCCATTACCGATCGGGCCTACCTGCTTTTTGAGGGTGAAATTCTTAAAGCTGGGACGGCTGAAGAATTGGCCAATGACGAACAGGTAAGACGGGTTTACCTCGGAAAGAACTTCGTTCTACAACGGAAAGTTTAG